The Phoenix dactylifera cultivar Barhee BC4 chromosome 12, palm_55x_up_171113_PBpolish2nd_filt_p, whole genome shotgun sequence genome has a window encoding:
- the LOC120112802 gene encoding transcription factor MYB61-like translates to MGRHSCCYKQKLRKGLWSPEEDEKLLKHITKYGHVCWSSVPKLAGLQRCGKSCRLRWINYLRPDLKRGSFSQQEENLIVELHAALGNRWSQLAAQLPGRTDNEIKNLWNSCITKKLRQRGIDPNTHKPLSETKGGEDKVLTISDKTSGSSELKLLAPTTGNLNSIVPQPAPPSMSVADRNQTERSSSKNFVTSTKDFSLDQFAAASHESSNSMDYFPLRNSVYSPNLSMHQTLPLWFNQNSRLFDMNSELNCSMISTAVPSGSRPIVSTSVDLKPTVSIAEDDSLPGFQYLEAGNSSNNSASTGNASSGTELPSNNSLFESSIFQWPDLLLNKQAQIQLGAEPEDLKWSEYLNGAISPSTDFQNQSQLFNGSVKEENQFLTDGLSSWLQPPELFGKDFQKISTPFKQI, encoded by the exons ATGGGGAGACACTCCTGCTGCTACAAGCAGAAGCTAAGGAAAGGCCTCTGGTCCCCGGAGGAGGATGAGAAGCTCCTCAAGCACATCACTAAGTATGGCCATGTGTGCTGGAGCTCTGTGCCCAAGCTAGCAG GTCTTCAAAGGTGTGGAAAGAGCTGCAGATTGAGGTGGATAAATTATCTGAGGCCTGATCTCAAGAGAGGCTCATTTTCGCAGCAGGAGGAGAACCTCATCGTCGAACTCCATGCGGCCTTGGGCAACAG ATGGTCTCAACTTGCAGCTCAGCTGCCTGGGAGGACAGACAACGAGATTAAGAACCTGTGGAACTCCTGCATCACGAAGAAGCTAAGGCAGAGAGGCATTGATCCCAACACCCACAAACCACTTTCCGAGACCAAAGGCGGAGAGGATAAGGTCCTCACAATCAGCGACAAGACTTCCGGATCCAGCGAGCTGAAGCTTCTTGCTCCCACCACAGGGAATTTAAACTCAATAGTTCCTCAGCCAGCTCCTCCATCGATGTCAGTGGCGGACAGGAACCAGACTGAGAGGTCAAGCTCGAAGAATTTCGTAACATCCACCAAAGATTTCTCTCTAGACCAGTTCGCGGCCGCAAGCCACGAGAGCTCCAATTCAATGGACTACTTTCCCCTTCGGAATTCAGTTTATAGTCCCAACTTATCGATGCACCAAACTCTGCCTCTCTGGTTTAATCAGAATTCGAGGCTGTTCGACATGAATTCCGAGTTAAATTGCAGCATGATATCGACTGCTGTTCCATCAGGCTCCAGGCCGATCGTCTCGACCTCCGTGGATTTAAAGCCCACAGTTAGCATTGCAGAGGACGACTCTCTCCCAGGTTTCCAGTATTTGGAGGCCGGCAACTCTAGCAACAACAGTGCAAGTACCGGGAACGCTAGCAGTGGGACTGAGTTGCCGAGCAACAATTCCCTCTTTGAAAGCAGCATCTTCCAATGGCCAGACCTGTTACTAAACAAACAAGCTCAAATCCAACTCGGAGCGGAACCGGAGGACCTCAAATGGTCTGAGTACCTTAACGGCGCCATCTCTCCATCCACGGATTTCCAAAACCAAAGCCAACTTTTTAATGGTTCTGTCAAAGAAGAGAACCAGTTTTTGACTGATGGGTTGAGCTCATGGCTGCAACCTCCTGAATTATTTGGTAAGGATTTCCAGAAAATTTCCACACCTTTCAAACAAATTTAA